One window of Arvicola amphibius chromosome 6, mArvAmp1.2, whole genome shotgun sequence genomic DNA carries:
- the Bmi1 gene encoding LOW QUALITY PROTEIN: polycomb complex protein BMI-1 (The sequence of the model RefSeq protein was modified relative to this genomic sequence to represent the inferred CDS: inserted 5 bases in 4 codons; deleted 1 base in 1 codon; substituted 2 bases at 2 genomic stop codons) codes for MNERVVIGASPTAVHWGIDFPITFCYGVADSSQWIFYQAEMHXTTRIKITELNPHLMCVLCGGYFIDATTXIEVYSSFCKTMYCALLGDSKYCPICDVQVHKTRPLLNISFNGSNEDRGEVADEXKRIITDDEIXSLVIEFFDQSRSDRKVNKEKSKEEVNDKRYLRCPAAMTVMHLRKFLREXNGHTXPFQIDVMYEEEPLKDYYTLMDIAYIYTWRRNGPLPLKYRVRPTCKRMKMSHQRDGLTNAGELESDSGSDKASSPAGGIPSTSSCLPSPSTLSASLLTHRFPHISSTMNGTSNSPKWDHQSSFASRPRKSSINGFISNYSSG; via the exons ATGAATGAAAGGGTAGTAATTGGAGCTAGTCCCACAGCAGTACACTGGGGAATTGACTTCCCGATTACTTTCTGCTATGGCGTTGCTGACAGTTCTCAAT GGATCTTTTATCAAGCAGAAATGC CGACAACCAGAATCAAGatcactgagctaaatccccaccTAATGTGTGTACTTTGTGGAGGATACTTCATTGATGCCACTA TAATAGAAGTCTACAGTTCCT TCTGTAAAACGATGTATTGTGCGTTACTTGGAGACAGCAAATATTGTCCTATCTGTGATGTACAAGTTCACAAAACTAGACCACTACTGAATATAAG CTTCAATGGCTCTAATGAAGACAGAGGAGAGGTTGCAGATG ATAAGCGAATTATAACTGATGATGAGAT ATCACTTGTCATTGAATTCTTTGATCAGAGCAG GTCAGATCGGAAGGTAAACAAAGAGAAGTCTAAGGAAG AGGTGAATGATAAAAGATACTTACGATGCCCAGCAGCAATGACTGTCATGCACTTGAGGAAGTTTCTCAGGGAGTAAAATGGACATACCTAACCTTTCCAG ATTGATGTCATGTATGAAGAGGAACCTTTAAAGGATTACTATACACTAATGGACATTGCCTATATTTATACCTGGAGAAGA AATGGCCCACTTCCTTTGAAATACAGAGTTCGACCAACTTGTAAAAGAATGAAGATGAGTCACCAGCGAGATGGACTGACCAATGCTGGAGAGCTGGAAAGTGACTCTGGGAGTGACAAGGCCAGCAGCCCAGCCGGAGGTATTCCCTCCACCTCTTCCTGTTTGCCCAGCCCCAGTACTCTCAGTGCAAGTCTCCTCACCCACAGGTTCCCTCACATT TCCAGTACCATGAATGGAACCAGCAACAGCCCCAAGTGGGATCACCAATCTTCCTTTGCCAGTAGACCTCGAAAATCATCAATAAATGGGTTCATCAGCAACTATTCATCTGGTTGA